The window TACATCGAAGATGCGATAGCGGGCAGCCCGAACTGCCTGCTGAATAGTGGCGCGCGAAATCTCCTCGCGCTGCCCAAGCGTTCCAAACACGAGTGCACGCGCGCTCCGTGTCTCTTCAAGAAGGCGTTCCGTCGCTTCAATCATATCCCATGCGCTCGGCCAAAGGATTTCGTACGTTGGTTCGCCCCCTTTGCCGACCGCCACAACCACAAATCCGGTCTCGTGCTCCGACGAAATCTGCACAAGCCCACAGGGAAACCCGACGCGTTCGAGTCGCCTCAAGACTTCCCGGCCCAACTCGTCGTTCCCCACGGCTGTCACCATCGAACTCTCGACACCGAGCTGGCGCAGATGGATCGCGACATTCAACGGCGCGCCGCCGAGGAAAAGCCCCTCCGGCAGGGCATCCCAAAGCACTTCCCCTACGCAGAGAACATCGCAAGCCACTTCGATCAACCTTCCGATTCAGATAAAACCGTCTTGGAGAAACTAAGAGGAGGCTCCTGCGTGACCATCCGCAGGAGCCCCCGGGCGGATAAAGAAGGCACTATTGCCTGAGCAGATCAATAGACCTCGTACAGTTCCCAATCGGCGATACCGGCCCAAGGAGGCTGAATCGCACCGATCGTAGTTCCATCGGATGAAGCTCCAACCGCGGGCGAGCCACTGCCAGGCGTATAATCGCCGCCGGCCGCATCCACGAAGAGCGGATCCTGGCCTTCGATGTCATTCGCGGCGGCACCCATAGAGTAAACGCCGGTATTATCCATCGGCCAACCGCCGTTCGTGTAATAGAGCGAGTAATCGCCCGACTTGATAATGTCGCCCGAGCCAGGGGAACCGAAGTCCTGCGCGACGATGCCGGAGTTGCTGCCGGCGAAGATCGTGTTGTTGACCTCTGCCGTGACGTCCTGAACCGAATTTTCGAGGCGCATGAACATTCCAGCGCAATCAAACGACGTCGACGCGAAGTCTCCCACGATGGTATTATAATTCAGCACCATGTCTGGGCCACCGCCATCCGTCGACACTGCAAGGATGCCCTTGCGATCCTCGCCCTCGATGATGTTGCCATCCATCGTTACTGCAATCTCGTGCAGGAAGTGGACCGCCGCGTCGAAGGCACCGGCAGCGCCAATATCGATCCAGTTGTCCGTCAAAGTCGCAGACGAAGCCGTCGGCGAAGAGCCCCAGCGTCCGAAAATGCGGATCGCCCCAACGCCGGCGTTGTTGCTGATTGTACAATTCTGGATCGTTGTCGAGATTTCCTCGCCACCACCATCGACCTCGATGCCGGTTCCCAGATTGCCAGAGATTGTAACGCCGTCGAATATCAAAGAGGACGAAAGACCTGCAGATGTTGGCGATGTTACGGCGCGCTTGAAGGCGGCAATGTCATTGTTCATGATCTGGCCACCGGTCATCGTGAAATCCACCGGCAGGAACATGCCAAGAGCCTCGCCCCCCGCCACCGTATTGTCGACTTCGCAGTTGGTCAGCGAAATCGTCGAAACCGGCTGGCTGTCCGTACCGCCAGCGGCCTCCAGCAGGATCGCCCGGTTTTGGTTGCCGTTGAATGTGCAGTTTGTGAACGCCAGGTTCATGGAGGACCCGGTGCCCGGCAACAGATCGACGCCCTGAGCTTCCCAATCGTTCGCGGCGCCCAGGCCATTCGAATCGAAGCTGACGCTGGCGAAGGTGCCGCTCAGCGGCCAGAATGATTGCACACCCTCATTCGTATTTCCGCTCACGCTGCTGCCCGTCCAATCGAACGTGACAGCGCTGTCGCAGAAGACGCCCTGCAAGTTATTGTCGAACGATGATCCGACGTCCGTCCAGTTCAGAATTGTGTCACCCCAGCCGCCGCAGGAAGCCCCGCGCCCACCGTTGCTATCCACATCGCAGTCCGATGTATTCAGATTCAGTGTTCCAAAGACCTGGTACACTTGAATTCCATGGCCGTCACTAACGGCGCCATTGCCCGTGATGGTCATGCTCGTCAGCGTCGTCGTCCCCGCCGCGTACAATGCAACGCCTGCAAAATCGCAGTTCTGAACGGTCAAACCCTCCAGAACCACACCATCTGCATTGATCTGTACGCCTCCAAGGCCGCTGAGGCCGCCGGTGCTCGTAATGACCGCCTGGCTGAGATTCTGGGCCTGAATAGTCAGCGCCTTGTCTACATCAACCGTATCCTGTGTGTACGAACCGTCGGCAAGCACAAGCGTGTCGCCAGCCGTTGCACCATTGATCGCAGTCTGCAGCGTCCCCGCACCGGGCGACACGTTGATCGTCGATGCACAGAGAGGCAGGCACAGAGCCAGACCGAACCCGACACCGGCGATCGTTGAAAATGTTCTCTTCATGATCTCAAGTCCTTTCGACTTCATAGGTGGAACTGCCATTCAAGGAAGTGTTGTGACGCCACTCGCAGCGTCTCGGCTCACCCGCTGGTGCGGCTTAGTCTCCGTAGAACGAAATCTTGTTGCTGGATAGAATATCCCCGCTCGATACGGTTCCATTCGTTGGATCATAGATCGATGTTGTCGAGCCGTCATCCAGGTCGACGTAATCGACCGGGGAGACCCCGATGAAGTCGCGATCCAGATCCGGCCCCAAGGCCCCGATAATATATTGGAATCCGAGCGTGCTTCGGACATTCTGCAGGGCGGGGTAAACTTCAAAGAAGCCTGGTCCCCAATACTCAAAGGTGTTCTTATCGCCATTCGGATTATTGTCGTACGATGGCGAATTGTTCTGGAATGGCGAGAAGATCACGCTCGTCATGTAGGCAATCGGAGTTGTCAGTTGAGTCCATGTGGCCACTTCGTCCACTGGGTTGTGCAACGGATGGCTCGGCATCCCGTTGATATCCAGAATGTAGGAGTTGTAATCTACCGCGTAGGCCTCGAGCCCCGTACGGAGCGAACGCATATCCGCCTTCGCACGAGAGACCTTAGAGCGCGTTTGCGCCTCAAGGAAGTTGGGCACCGCGATGGCGGCAAGAATCGCAATGATCGCCACGACGATCAGCAACTCGATCAACGTGAAGCCGCGACGTCGAATCATAATCTGTTTTCCTTTCAACCTGCCCGCTGCGGGGACATGAGTTCCGACTCTGGGATGGAGTTCCCCTTCCCCCGTCGAATGGGTGGATCGTGCGCATCTACTTTGCACGTGTCAAGAGCGAATTCGATCCGCTTCGAATCCTTCCATCAATTCTAAGCCGTCATCTCCCAGACAATCGGCCGAGAGATTCCTGTAACTTGATATTCATCAGTGATTTAAGCTCGATTATTCCTGCTGGTCTATGTGCCGCGAAGTCGGTTGGAAGCATGCCGTAGCGTATATCGAATCGTTCCACTTCGACTGCCAAGTGATCTCGTGTAGGCCGATCTCTGGAGGAGGAGATCGCGAAGAAGAAGCCCCTGGGCCCGGCTGGTGCTTCCCGGTCCTCAGACGCCATGCTCGGGGCTTGCCGTGAATGATTTGAGTAGATCTTTGCGCTTTATTTGCAGCCGCTATAGGTGAATCGCTGCCTGACTGAAGCAAGTCCGATGGATGGGATCTGCTGTCGTACTACGGATCTTCGGCATAGTATCAGAACAGCTCGATAAGTAGAACTGAGAGTTGGTCTGCTGGCCACCTTCTTCTGACACGTGTATGAATACACCCTGGTCCCATTCGGACTGCGGCAACAAGGTAGACCCTGGATTCCCAAGAGAGGCGATCCCCGTCGCCATACTTCATCGCGTTTCCTGACCCGGATCACGCTGCCAGTTCATTGTCCTGGTTCCGGATCCGTCCTACGAATTCAATGCGGCACAAAGCCAGGATTCCAGATGTATCTCCGAAGATGGAGACGAAGGGTTGTCCCGGTGCTCTGCTCTATGCACTCGGATCGATTGCGTCGTGCAAGGCGTCGCCGAGCATGTTGAAGGATACCACGGTGAGCAGGACCGGTACAGCCGGAAGGAGCAGCCATGGAAACTGAACAAGTACTCGGACGTGTTGGGCCTTTTCGAGGAGCACCCCCCAGCTGGTCATGGGCGAGCGTATGCCAAGGCTAGACAATGAACAAAAACACAGGCGCACCTGGTAAGATGGATGGTGAAACATTCATTTGTCTTGAGCATCTGAGCCAACTCTGCTCAGCCTTATCACTAGAACCCTGCGTTTTCGGATAAATGGGAGTAATCACTAAGGCCATTTGGATGGTTAACGCTCTTACGTAGTTCTTGTAGAGTGGTGTGGTAGACTCAGAGCACATGTCCAACATCCGACCACCAGGCACGACGGATGAGGAGCTCATTCGTCTCTTGCGGGGTGAGGAGACTCGCCCGCAAGGGATTCAGTTGCTTGTTACGATCCACGGACGGGAGATGGCACCGGTGCTCAAGACGACGCTGGAGCGACGCCTGGAGGTGAAGTTCACGCCGGAACAGATCGGCTACTTCCTCAGCTATGGTGCCTGGAAGGCAGCCATATCGGTTCATCAATTCGATCCCGCCAGGGGCGACTTGAGAGGGTGGTACTGGAGGATTTGCTTCCATGTGGCAGTCGACTGGTTACGGAGTGATACTGATAGATTCCTCCAAGTGGCTGATGATGAGGACAAAGGACTCTACGTACGCGGACTTATGAAGAAGACAAGCGAATCCTCGGAGGGGTCCAAACGTCGAGTGCGTCTCTTGCGCGAGGAAATCGAGGCTCTCGCTCCACTGCAAAGAGCGATCATTAGGGCCGATCTCGCGGCCGGCGGCAAGGCGTCTGCGGTGAAGTTGGCGAAGCTTCTTGGCAAGTCGCCGGAGAACATCCGTGTCTCACGACACAAAGCGCATCGGCGCATCCGAAGACGACTAGAAGAACGTTGGTCGGAAAATGAGGAGATGGAAGCGTGACCGGCGAGGAATACAGAGAGCTCTGGGAGGAAGTTTCTCCGGCACTGCGCGAGGAGTTGGGTCTGAATTGCCCATCCTGGCAGAATGCTATGGCTGATTTCGAGGCGCTGGAAGCGAACCTTCTTACCGACGAGGAACCGGAACGGATCGCGCAGGTCGCGACAGAACCCCTCGAGGAGGATGGACAGCAGGCAGCCATCGTCGCCAATTCCCCGGAGACACGGCAATTCCTGGATCGGAAAATCGATCTGACGATGTTGATCGGCGTCGCGGCTGCATCGGTGTTCTTGTGCCTCCTGATCATGGTCCCCCAGAAGTACTTGCCGGACGTGTCTGTGGTTAGCATCGCTACGGAAGGGACTATTGCGGGCGAAGATACGGGGACCTTCGCTTCATACGAGAACTTATCCATCTCTGTAGAGGAGTCGGCGGTTAATCTGACCGTCGACTATCACATCTACAATGTCGTTAATCCGCGAGAGATCGACCAGTTGATTGCGATGCTGGTGCACGAGAAGAGCAATGCGGTCGTGGCCAGCGATTTGTTTTATCACGGTATCCCGGGGTATCGCCCGGGAGAGACAGGTGCGGGAATCGCCCACTTGTCCTTCAAGAACCGGGAGCAGGGCGAGTATACGCTCTACTTGGTGAAAGTGGCAGCAGCGACAAAGGAACGGGCCATCGATCATGCCGTGAATGAACGTGGCGGATGGCCGGTGGAGGCGGCGAGGCTGAAAAAGACTCGTTAGCCGGCGCCTACTCAACACAACGGAGGCAGGACGATGAGAGCGTGCGGAGCGAAACGAAGTGGTGAGACTTTACGAATACTGACTTTCTTGTGCTTGATTGCGCCGCTGTTACCAGCGCCGCTTCTGGCTGCCGGCGCTCAGCTCAAAGTCTACGGGTACGTACGCGATAGTGGCCAACAGGGCATCGCCGGTGCCCGCGTGGAGGTCTACGCCGATCGATACGATTCCACGTACACCAAATGGACCACCACCGAGGCCAACGGCTACTACTCCGTCTACGTCGACAAGACGAGCTCGCCCCGTGTGCTGAAAGTCCGTGCGCGATACGACAATGTCGAACGGGGAGCCTACTCGGACTCCGTGTCGCCCTCCGACACACACGCCTATGTCTCTGTTTCGTTGCCAATAGAGGTTGCTGGCGCGGGCGATTTGACGATCGGAGGCCGGGTCACAGAGGAAGGAACCGGAGCCCCTATCGGTAATGTGAAGGTTGCCCTGAAGTACTATCTCGGCGGCTGGAATCCGCTGAAGACCGTATCGACGAACGCGTCTGGCGCGTACGACTTCGGGCTCCAGAAGGACCGGACCTACATGATTGTGGCCTCGAAGAACGGCTACAAGACGGAACTGGTCTGGCCGGAGGTCTCCCCAAATACGAGCAACATTGTGGATATCTCAATGGAGGCAGACGTTCCGCCGCCTCCCCCCGATGAAACCGAGTACTTCAGTCTCTCGCTGGATCGGTGGGATGGAGATAACGTGGAACTGGAACGGAACACTGTCGATTGGTGGTCCTTCTCAGTTCCAACGTATGGCCTGCTCGTCGTGAAGCTGGATTCAGATGACGGCCCGCTTTCAATCAGTGTGCATTCGTCGAAGTGGTCTCCGGAGAAATGCCGTCTGGACTTCGAGGCTCCCAATTGGGACTCCGAATTCTCCTGCAACGTCTCTGAAGCAGACTATGCAGACACCAGTCGGTACTACCTTCGAGTTACTGACATGAAGAGTGGATTGTCCGAATACAGGATCCACATCAGTCTGCAGCCGGCACAGGTCACCAATGATCTGGCTCCTTCGAAATTGGAGCTCACCCGGGAAGTCTTCCCAGCCGGCGATCCCATTGGCTTTCAGTATCGAGTCGATAACAAGGGCATGGAGAATGAAGGGGAACTGGACATACATGTCTATGCCTCGGACAATTCCAACACTGCTATTGCTGGAGACAACTTCCTTGGTTCATTCCGTCTAACCAACGGAGTGCCAGCGAATGGCAGCGTTTCTGAATCCAGGGACGTCTCCTCCTCCGGCCTTCCGGAGGGCATTGACAAGTACCTGAAGCTCAAGATCGACGCGAACTCAGAGTGGTCTGGCGATCTTGAAGACAACAACATTGTGGTTTCTTCCACGACCTTCCAGATGGATTCGCTGCTGCCACCGGAAGAAGAGCGAATCGTAGGACAACTCAAACTCCAAGGCCGATTTTCTGATATCGCAACAGCACCAAGCTACGAGTTTGTTCAAGACGGCTCTATTCATGGATATCTGGTCATGCCCGCGGGCACCGAGGTTGTGACTGGTACGGAGAAGATTTCAATCGATCCGGCTGATGCCGCCAATCTCCTCCTCCAACCGAACGGGCTGCCTGGATTCGACGAAGATGCGTGGGATATCCTCGACTTGGATGACTTGCTCACAATCGATGCGGGCTCGGGAACTGTCGACCAGTTTGCGGATCTCTCGGAAACGGTGTTTGTCCTCTATCCGACGCTTATCCTCGACCTGACAAGTCTCGAGATCCTCGCTCACGACGACCCTGGTCATGCGGGGATGATTCATGCAGGAGTTCAGGTAGCCTTCCCCCTTTCAAAGCGCGCAGCATTGGAGGCCAGTTCCGAATTGAATAAGGCTATCAGCGGACAAAGCGACCTCTTCGATCCCAGATTAGGTCATTGGACCTACCTGGAACTCGAGTCGTACTTCAACGGAGATGGATTCGAGGGTACGTTTGCAGTTGATAACAACCTGCCTGAAATCCCCAACCTGCTCGAGATGAGAAGTCTCTACGGAGGACTAAGCACCTTCGACGACCAGAAGGTCCACTTTGGCGGCAGCGCGAAGTTCCCGAAACTGCATGGCGTTACCATCACAGCGGATGTGTTCCTCATCCACTACACGACCCTGGATGGCGTAAAGATTTCGGGCGAAGTGGAACACCCGATTCCAGTTCTTCCGACCAGCATTCCAGGAGTTTATGTGGTTGCTTTCAAGGGCCTCGGACTTGGCGTTCAAGGCCTCGCCAGCAATCCTGATAACATCGCCGTCAGCGGTGATATCGGGATGACGATCGGCTTCATACAGGCCCCGATCGGGCATACGAATATCCTGGAGGCTAAGTACCCGGATACAGGTGGCACGATCTGGCTTGGAACAGGCAATTTCGAGCTTCACGGCGCGCTGCGGCTATTCTACTCTGAAGTCTCCTTCGGAGGAGAGACTGAAGTGTTGTTCGAAGGATTCGATCTCTTCAAGGCAGCCATACAGTACGACAATACGTGCCGTGTTCTTGACGGGCAGAGCGAGTTGAACCTGCTGGATATCTACATCGCCGAGGGCAAACTGCACTACGACACGAAGGCGAACTCCTTCAAGATGACGTCCGAGGGCCGGCTGGTTGCTCCGGACGATTGGTGGTTGGTGGGAGGCGAGGTACTTGGCTACACCTACGGCGAAGTCGTACAGAATCCAGAAGAGGGCTATATCTTCTGTCGTGCAAACTTTGGTGGGATCCACGTTCACTGTCGCTTCAACAGCGATGGAACATTGGAGCCGCCGGGCATTGAATTAGAGATGCCCGTCTCGCTGTGGCGCGACTTGCGCGGCACCGACGGGTCCTTCTCCAGTCGTCGTGCCGGTCCATTGAACGAGACCGTTCATATTGCTTCGGACACGCCCTATGCCGTGATCCGGTTTGTCTACTCCTCCGGCAATGCAGGGGTCACCTTAACCGACCCCGATGGCATGGTCACTGACTCCTCCGATGTCTTTGCACCAGATCACATGGGGCCAGTCGTCTATCATGAAGACAACACCGCGCCTTGGCGCATCGACTCTCCGGGTACGGACAAGCGTGAAGTCGCCTTCCTGATTTCGCCACCGGAAGGATGGGACGCGGTGAAGGAAGGCGATTACACACTGAGTGTCGCGGAGGTCTCGGGCCTGGGCGATTACGATGTGCAGTTGCTTGTCCCCAACGTCGCGCCGTCCCTAGAGATCATCGAGCCACAAAGCGATCTGTCCAATCCGGCACAGGTTAACATCACCTTCTCGGCCGACGATCCGGATGACAACGCGGATATTCGCCTCTTTTACGACGACGACTCTGAAGGATATGATGGCCAGGAAATCACGCGTGACTACCTCACCACCGGCACGCTTACTGTTGGTCTTGGAACCAATCCAATCAAGGAAGATTCGAGCAGTGGCAGCTACACTTGGAACATTGTTGATGTGGCATCCGGCACTTACTACATCTACGGCATGATAAATGACGGCAGGA of the bacterium genome contains:
- a CDS encoding right-handed parallel beta-helix repeat-containing protein, with the translated sequence MKRTFSTIAGVGFGLALCLPLCASTINVSPGAGTLQTAINGATAGDTLVLADGSYTQDTVDVDKALTIQAQNLSQAVITSTGGLSGLGGVQINADGVVLEGLTVQNCDFAGVALYAAGTTTLTSMTITGNGAVSDGHGIQVYQVFGTLNLNTSDCDVDSNGGRGASCGGWGDTILNWTDVGSSFDNNLQGVFCDSAVTFDWTGSSVSGNTNEGVQSFWPLSGTFASVSFDSNGLGAANDWEAQGVDLLPGTGSSMNLAFTNCTFNGNQNRAILLEAAGGTDSQPVSTISLTNCEVDNTVAGGEALGMFLPVDFTMTGGQIMNNDIAAFKRAVTSPTSAGLSSSLIFDGVTISGNLGTGIEVDGGGEEISTTIQNCTISNNAGVGAIRIFGRWGSSPTASSATLTDNWIDIGAAGAFDAAVHFLHEIAVTMDGNIIEGEDRKGILAVSTDGGGPDMVLNYNTIVGDFASTSFDCAGMFMRLENSVQDVTAEVNNTIFAGSNSGIVAQDFGSPGSGDIIKSGDYSLYYTNGGWPMDNTGVYSMGAAANDIEGQDPLFVDAAGGDYTPGSGSPAVGASSDGTTIGAIQPPWAGIADWELYEVY
- a CDS encoding prepilin-type N-terminal cleavage/methylation domain-containing protein, which codes for MIRRRGFTLIELLIVVAIIAILAAIAVPNFLEAQTRSKVSRAKADMRSLRTGLEAYAVDYNSYILDINGMPSHPLHNPVDEVATWTQLTTPIAYMTSVIFSPFQNNSPSYDNNPNGDKNTFEYWGPGFFEVYPALQNVRSTLGFQYIIGALGPDLDRDFIGVSPVDYVDLDDGSTTSIYDPTNGTVSSGDILSSNKISFYGD